Within Flagellimonas maritima, the genomic segment TCACTTGCAATATGCAAACCTAACCCAATTCCTCCTGGTTTTGCAGATACAAAAGGTTCAACAATGTCTTCTGTTGGTATCAAAAACCCTGTGCCATTATCAGCAATAATTATATAAATATGTTTGTCATCTTCGCTTAGATTAATGAGAACTTTTTTAGCTAGATTTTGATTTCCTTTTGCAGCTTTTTCCAACCAGAAAATCGAATTATCGATTAGGTTCATGAGACTGCCAATCAATAAATTTCTTGCGATTTTTAATTTAGTCGAACCAATATAACTTTCAAATAGCCTAATAACGTTAATATCATGCGATACTAACCGGTATTCAGTATTAAATAAAGCTTGTACTATAATATCTTTAATATCTTCATGAGATTTACTTGACTCGCTAATTATTTCAGAATATCCATCAATTAAGGAGGAAAGGTGCTTTATTAGTTTCACTAACCTTTCCGAACTATTTTCTGCCTGTATAACCTTTGCTACTTCAGCAATTATTTTTTCTATCTCGTGTATGACTACACTCATACTCAAACCTGCCCCAGCGGCTTTCAATAGGTTATTTGTAACTCTCTTGTAATCTGATTCGATTTTTACCAAATATTTGGTCAAGTCAGATTTGATACTTGCATCCTGTATTTTCCTATCCACATATTCTTTGACTTCCCCCAGAAGGTGCATTACAGGTGCAGATTTTGGTGTTGGACCGTAAACAGATTTTAAACGAGCTTTATCGCTGTAGCGTAGAATTTCGACTAATTCAATAGTATGTAATATAGATGCCTTGAATGCCTTGTACGCGTTATTTTCTACAAACCCTTCTCTATTTGTTTTTTCTATTAAATCTGAACTTTGCCGCCGATTTAGATAGACCGCTCCCAAAACAATATTATTGCTAATTTTTTTTGTTGGCTGGTTTACCCTTCTCAAATTCAAATCTAACCAATCACTTTCAGGTTCACCATAATCATAAACTCTCAATCCATTTCTGAATACCCTTACTCCACCATTTTCTTTGAGATATCTTTTAAAGCCAGATTTATCTGAAACTCCCATTTTTAGTACGAAGGCATCTAATTCAAAAATGTAACCTTCAAATGTTATTTCCCCGATTTCATGTTCTCCTAAGGAAAATGACCTTCCGTCTGCATCTTCCAATCCTATAAAGGTGTTTACAATCTTATCATCTATATCAACTTTAGTAGGAGAAATTTTAGGCATCGATTGCCAAGGGGTAAACTCGTAAAGAAAACTAGTTATACGATTTCCTTCAATGGTCACTTTGAAATGAAATAAAGAGAATTCTTTAATTTTTTTCCAGTCTAAAAGTCCTTCAAACCAACCGGGCTTATCAATTATATCAAAATTGGGTTTAAAGGAATCAATTGCTTCAAAAGGGGAAACCAAAGCTGTGATAGATCTCTTTACTCCTCTAGCTATACCTCTTTCCCATTGTTTTCTGAGATTACTTATTACGATATTGGTTCCTGTTTTATTGCCTTTGAATATTTGTGGAGAATCTCTTTCATAAATAGTTATAGGAACATCCTCTAAATACTTGTAATCATTAAAATCCGTCCAATCTATTTTAACAAAAACCTCATTATTATTTACTGCTTTTGTTGTCATTTCAATTGTATTTCCCAATTTATGGACGCCAAACCTTCCAATGCCTTTTTCTCCTATTGGAAGTCTCTTATATTTAGGGGTAAGCTCAAGGTTTTCAATTTTTTTCGATTTAAAATCGCTGCCAGGTTCTAACCATACATCAGTAACAATTTCTAAAGACATGCCATAACCATCATCCTCAATTATAATTATGCCATTTTCATCATCGTCAACATTTTCCATATAAATGTTTACAATGTTTGCATCTGCGTCGTAAGAATTTTTTACTAGCTCAACAATTGCAATACTTTCATTTTTAATTAACTGATCTCCAAGTTGTATTAATAATCTTGCTCTCGGTTTAAAAGTAGCCGCAATTTCGCGTTCAAATCGAATTAGATTTTGGCTGCTCTCATTTTTTAAGTTGTTTTTGAAAACGATTCCTTTATCTATTTCGTTTATTTTTAAATTTAATTCCATTAGAAACTGTGCTACTTGGGTTTCATCTACGAGAAACCCTTTGAACTCATCATCGTCGAACTTTGTTAAAACAATTAAGTCATTGATTTTCAATTTTTTACCTAGACGAGTGATTCGATATTCATTTCTTGTACCTTTGCCATAATAGACTACTCTGCTTTTTGAAGTAGTATCGTCAAACCAATCTATGGTTATAAATTTATCCTTATTTTGACCTTTTATTCCAGGTGTGTCAAGGAACATGTCAATTGAATTCTTAGGTAAATAGATTCCTCCTTGATGTGTGCCAGTTACGCCAGCGTCATTTGGAGAAACCAACTTTACAAAGGTTTCTTTAGAATTCTTTATGATTTCGATTATGGAAGAAATACTCATTATTTATATCGCGTTGAGGACGTCACCTCTTTGAAGTAGTTGGTTTTCCTCAATAAAATTAGTCAAATTACCTGCAATTGCATTTAAAACTGGAAAAGCTACTGAATTTCCAAATTGTTTGTAGGCCTGTAAGTCCGATACTGGCTGTGGTAATGTACCATCAAAAAAATCATAGCATCGCTCAGGAAAACCCTGCAACTTACAAGCTTCAAGTGGAGTAATACGTCTTGGGATTTGACCGTTTTGTTCTATTAATATTTCGGCTCCATCTTTATAATATCTTGCTGACATTGTCCTCGTAATGTTATTTGTAAACGGCATTTGAATCATATTAAAACCGAAACCATTTCCCAATCTTTGATGTCTGTTTCTATGTCTTTGGAGAGCATTCCAAGTCCCAAGTCCT encodes:
- a CDS encoding ATP-binding protein → MSISSIIEIIKNSKETFVKLVSPNDAGVTGTHQGGIYLPKNSIDMFLDTPGIKGQNKDKFITIDWFDDTTSKSRVVYYGKGTRNEYRITRLGKKLKINDLIVLTKFDDDEFKGFLVDETQVAQFLMELNLKINEIDKGIVFKNNLKNESSQNLIRFEREIAATFKPRARLLIQLGDQLIKNESIAIVELVKNSYDADANIVNIYMENVDDDENGIIIIEDDGYGMSLEIVTDVWLEPGSDFKSKKIENLELTPKYKRLPIGEKGIGRFGVHKLGNTIEMTTKAVNNNEVFVKIDWTDFNDYKYLEDVPITIYERDSPQIFKGNKTGTNIVISNLRKQWERGIARGVKRSITALVSPFEAIDSFKPNFDIIDKPGWFEGLLDWKKIKEFSLFHFKVTIEGNRITSFLYEFTPWQSMPKISPTKVDIDDKIVNTFIGLEDADGRSFSLGEHEIGEITFEGYIFELDAFVLKMGVSDKSGFKRYLKENGGVRVFRNGLRVYDYGEPESDWLDLNLRRVNQPTKKISNNIVLGAVYLNRRQSSDLIEKTNREGFVENNAYKAFKASILHTIELVEILRYSDKARLKSVYGPTPKSAPVMHLLGEVKEYVDRKIQDASIKSDLTKYLVKIESDYKRVTNNLLKAAGAGLSMSVVIHEIEKIIAEVAKVIQAENSSERLVKLIKHLSSLIDGYSEIISESSKSHEDIKDIIVQALFNTEYRLVSHDINVIRLFESYIGSTKLKIARNLLIGSLMNLIDNSIFWLEKAAKGNQNLAKKVLINLSEDDKHIYIIIADNGTGFLIPTEDIVEPFVSAKPGGIGLGLHIASEIMEAQNGRLFFPDWGDFIMPEEFKDGATIVFEFKKQL